Proteins encoded in a region of the Triticum dicoccoides isolate Atlit2015 ecotype Zavitan chromosome 3A, WEW_v2.0, whole genome shotgun sequence genome:
- the LOC119271965 gene encoding cytochrome P450 71A1-like: MLLRLGPLPTLVVSSANVAREVLQLQDHAFANRPALAIPRRLLYGCTDIAFAPHGAYWHGVCKIVVPHLLIPARVRAYRGVREEVVELVRKVEQQAHEGDVVVWSSELLSGFSKDVNGKIMLGCLKKMPSFNI; the protein is encoded by the coding sequence ATGCTGCTCCGCCTTGGCCCCTTGCCCACCCTGGTCGTCTCGTCTGCAAACGTGGCGCGCGAGGTGCTGCAGCTGCAGGACCACGCATTCGCCAACCGGCCCGCGCTCGCCATCCCGCGGCGGCTCCTCTACGGCTGCACAGACATCGCCTTCGCTCCCCACGGCGCCTACTGGCATGGTGTGTGCAAGATCGTCGTGCCCCACCTGCTGATCCCCGCCAGGGTGCGCGCCTACCGCGGCGTGCGCGAGGAGGTGGTCGAGCTTGTCCGGAAGGTGGAGCAGCAGGCACATGAAGGCGACGTCGTGGTGTGGTCGAGCGAGCTCCTAAGCGGCTTCTCCAAGGACGTGAATGGGAAAATCATGCTCGGGTGTTTGAAAAAGATGCCATCATTTAATATTTGA